One Ostrea edulis chromosome 2, xbOstEdul1.1, whole genome shotgun sequence genomic region harbors:
- the LOC125681039 gene encoding low-density lipoprotein receptor-like isoform X2: protein MVEKYLVLVFLVHGTFGLPTTNHTCVHDKFNCQDGTCIPINWRCDGEMDCKSEIDEYGCDNKTTCSGGSFQCSSGACVPHRWRCDGEVDCQDGSDEENCVSIVPTSTTQSTMSSASMMMTSSSEISIATTMTSGPSIEGPDPSCKDGQLNCQVLVADIDICSMPASAQLLCASTCHMCSGSSGSQHVTNTQSMQTNHVNPGFPTAAPTSATKATTTEGSTHAPYTAPPTDETAGPGCVDVENNCDHLVKTVNICNDGVKARFLCQKTCNVCDGLQIIG from the exons GCACATTTGGACTTCCCACCACTAATCACACTTGTGTGCATGATAAGTTCAACTGTCAGGATGGAACATGCATCCCTATCAACTGGCGCTGTGATGGCGAAATGGATTGTAAATCTGAAATAGATGAATATGGCTGTG ATAATAAAACGACCTGCAGCGGCGGTTCATTCCAGTGCAGCAGTGGCGCTTGTGTCCCACACAGGTGGCGTTGTGATGGGGAGGTTGACTGTCAAGACGGATCGGATGAGGAGAACTGCGTATCTATTG TACCAACATCTACCACTCAATCAACGATGTCATCTGCTTCAATGATGATGACCTCATCCAGTGAAATTTCAATTGCAACAACTATGACTTCAGGACCTAGCATAGAG GGTCCAGACCCAAGTTGTAAAGATGGCCAGCTAAATTGTCAGGTGCTCGTTGCCGACATTGATATTTGTTCTATGCCTGCTTCGGCACAATTATTATGCGCATCTACCTGCCACATGTGTAGCGGATCATCTGGCTCACAGCACGTTACAAACACTCAAAGTATGCAAACTAACCACGTCAATCCAGGGTTTCCAACAGCCGCACCAACGTCAGCAACGAAAGCGACGACAACTGAAGGGAGTACGCATGCTCCGTACACAGCACCACCTACAGACGAAACAGCTGGACCTGGTTGTGTCGACGTTGAAAATAATTGTGATCATCTGGTTAAAACCGTCAATATTTGCAATGATGGGGTTAAAGCCAGGTTTTTGTGCCAGAAAACGTGCAATGTTTGTGATGGTTTACAAATTATAGGTTAA
- the LOC125681039 gene encoding low-density lipoprotein receptor-like isoform X1 gives MVEKYLVLVFLVHVLGTFGLPTTNHTCVHDKFNCQDGTCIPINWRCDGEMDCKSEIDEYGCDNKTTCSGGSFQCSSGACVPHRWRCDGEVDCQDGSDEENCVSIVPTSTTQSTMSSASMMMTSSSEISIATTMTSGPSIEGPDPSCKDGQLNCQVLVADIDICSMPASAQLLCASTCHMCSGSSGSQHVTNTQSMQTNHVNPGFPTAAPTSATKATTTEGSTHAPYTAPPTDETAGPGCVDVENNCDHLVKTVNICNDGVKARFLCQKTCNVCDGLQIIG, from the exons TTTTAGGCACATTTGGACTTCCCACCACTAATCACACTTGTGTGCATGATAAGTTCAACTGTCAGGATGGAACATGCATCCCTATCAACTGGCGCTGTGATGGCGAAATGGATTGTAAATCTGAAATAGATGAATATGGCTGTG ATAATAAAACGACCTGCAGCGGCGGTTCATTCCAGTGCAGCAGTGGCGCTTGTGTCCCACACAGGTGGCGTTGTGATGGGGAGGTTGACTGTCAAGACGGATCGGATGAGGAGAACTGCGTATCTATTG TACCAACATCTACCACTCAATCAACGATGTCATCTGCTTCAATGATGATGACCTCATCCAGTGAAATTTCAATTGCAACAACTATGACTTCAGGACCTAGCATAGAG GGTCCAGACCCAAGTTGTAAAGATGGCCAGCTAAATTGTCAGGTGCTCGTTGCCGACATTGATATTTGTTCTATGCCTGCTTCGGCACAATTATTATGCGCATCTACCTGCCACATGTGTAGCGGATCATCTGGCTCACAGCACGTTACAAACACTCAAAGTATGCAAACTAACCACGTCAATCCAGGGTTTCCAACAGCCGCACCAACGTCAGCAACGAAAGCGACGACAACTGAAGGGAGTACGCATGCTCCGTACACAGCACCACCTACAGACGAAACAGCTGGACCTGGTTGTGTCGACGTTGAAAATAATTGTGATCATCTGGTTAAAACCGTCAATATTTGCAATGATGGGGTTAAAGCCAGGTTTTTGTGCCAGAAAACGTGCAATGTTTGTGATGGTTTACAAATTATAGGTTAA